One window from the genome of Eucalyptus grandis isolate ANBG69807.140 chromosome 7, ASM1654582v1, whole genome shotgun sequence encodes:
- the LOC120295688 gene encoding F-box protein At5g62510-like codes for MKTWVSNNLNHAGEVITANKILTLGTESWRKIDSGPIDFPCGGSVCINGSIHFLTLDLMSNKIIVAFDVETEKFRTLALPDGAPNQVHKMKLIAFGGCLTVLDYEHLEDENTISMYVLEDYKNRVWMERPIVLPRSWKEDPSRSERFLVGSVRAGDILLAPKVTAGEVYFLSYDVEKGTLKKVQVHGLPPSLLRSPVIIACAPIGYVHSILALSEV; via the coding sequence ATGAAGACGTGGGTTTCGAACAACCTCAACCATGCGGGCGAAGTTATCACGGCGAACAAGATTCTGACGTTGGGAACCGAATCGTGGAGGAAAATCGATAGCGGCCCTATCGATTTTCCCTGCGGAGGCAGCGTTTGCATTAATGGAAGCATTCATTTCCTCACGCTTGACTTGATGAGCAACAAAATAATAGTGGCGTTCGATGTCGAGACCGAGAAGTTTAGGACTTTAGCATTGCCCGATGGTGCCCCGAATCAGGTGCATAAGATGAAGTTAATAGCATTTGGAGGCTGTCTGACGGTGTTGGACTATGAGCATCTTGAGGATGAAAACACCATTTCAATGTATGTACTAGAGGATTACAAAAATCGAGTTTGGATGGAACGTCCAATCGTGCTGCCCCGTAGTTGGAAAGAGGATCCAAGTCGTTCAGAGCGGTTTCTCGTCGGTAGTGTCCGTGCCGGAGATATCTTGCTTGCTCCAAAGGTTACGGCTGGTGAAGTGTACTTCCTGTCTTATGATGTAGAGAAGGGGACTCTGAAGAAGGTTCAAGTCCATGGTCTACCGCCGTCTCTATTGAGAAGTCCTGTGATCATCGCTTGCGCACCCATCGGATATGTGCATAGCATTTTGGCTTTGAGTGAGGTTTAG